A genome region from Eurosta solidaginis isolate ZX-2024a chromosome 2, ASM4086904v1, whole genome shotgun sequence includes the following:
- the LOC137241972 gene encoding eggshell protein-like: MKFFTILFLLALAALVADAQPGDAKQCDKGGQSGGGRVKSDGKSDYGQSGGGGVKSGGKWGGGKSGGGKSGGGKSGGRGSGVDIPYIFFNNCIN; the protein is encoded by the exons ATGAAATTCTTCACTATACTTTTCTTATTAGCTTTGGCAGCACTCGTGGCTGATG CCCAACCTGGGGATGCGAAACAGTGTGATAAAGGTGGCCAATCGGGTGGTGGCAGAGTTAAAAGTGATGGCAAGTCGGATTATGGCCAGTCAGGTGGTGGCGGAGTTAAAAGTGGTGGCAAGTGGGGTGGTGGCAAGTCGGGTGGTGGCAAGTCGGGTGGCGGCAAGTCGGGTGGTCGCGGATCTGGTGTTGATATaccttatatattttttaataattgcaTAAATTAA